One Halioglobus japonicus DNA segment encodes these proteins:
- the pdxA gene encoding 4-hydroxythreonine-4-phosphate dehydrogenase PdxA, with product MTPRIAITTGEPAGIGPDITLAVAQRAWDAELVAIGDPDLLQARASQLGLDIQIQPFDPGATAEPAAPGRLLVAPINVANTVHAGQLDPANAHYVLKTLEHGIAGCTAGTYAAMVTAPVQKSVINDAGVAFSGHTELLAGLTDTPRVVMMLATRELRVALATTHLPLRDVPDAITPALLEETLTILHTDLRDKFGISEPRIAVLGLNPHAGEGGHMGHEEIDTIIPALETLRARGIHLQGPLPADTAFNPKVLDQCDAVYAMYHDQGLPTLKYAGFGEAVNITLGLPIIRTSVDHGTALDLAGSGKADAGSLAAALDAAIAMASASSQ from the coding sequence TTGACGCCCAGAATCGCCATTACCACGGGTGAACCTGCGGGAATTGGCCCGGATATTACCCTGGCTGTTGCCCAGCGGGCCTGGGACGCTGAGCTGGTCGCCATCGGCGACCCGGATCTACTGCAGGCCAGGGCCTCACAGCTGGGCCTGGACATCCAGATTCAACCCTTTGACCCCGGCGCCACGGCCGAGCCAGCTGCGCCCGGGCGATTATTGGTCGCCCCCATCAACGTGGCAAACACTGTGCATGCGGGGCAACTGGACCCCGCAAACGCCCACTATGTATTGAAGACGCTTGAGCACGGCATTGCGGGCTGCACCGCAGGTACCTATGCCGCCATGGTCACCGCGCCCGTGCAGAAGTCGGTCATTAACGACGCCGGCGTGGCCTTCTCCGGCCACACCGAGCTGCTGGCCGGACTCACTGACACCCCCCGCGTCGTCATGATGCTGGCCACCCGCGAGTTGCGTGTGGCCCTGGCCACCACCCACCTGCCACTGCGGGACGTACCCGATGCGATTACGCCGGCGCTGCTTGAAGAGACGCTGACCATCCTCCACACCGATTTACGGGATAAATTCGGCATCAGCGAACCCCGTATTGCCGTGCTCGGGCTCAACCCCCACGCCGGCGAAGGTGGCCATATGGGCCACGAAGAAATCGACACGATTATCCCCGCCCTGGAGACATTGCGCGCGCGGGGAATCCACTTGCAGGGGCCCCTGCCGGCCGATACCGCGTTTAACCCCAAAGTGCTGGACCAATGCGATGCGGTGTACGCCATGTACCACGACCAGGGCTTACCCACCCTCAAATATGCGGGCTTTGGCGAAGCGGTCAATATCACCCTGGGACTACCCATCATCCGGACCTCGGTTGATCACGGCACGGCCTTGGATCTGGCCGGTAGTGGCAAGGCCGACGCGGGCAGCCTGGCTGCCGCTCTCGATGCCGCGATCGCCATGGCATCAGCCAGCAGTCAGTAA